One segment of Marvinbryantia formatexigens DSM 14469 DNA contains the following:
- a CDS encoding Uma2 family endonuclease produces MDALKKEEIYTIDDIYALPEGERAELIDGKIYYMAPPNTKHQRLVHFFDREIGNYIQSQNGKCEVFPAPFAVFLNENDKNYVEPDLSVICDKNKITDKGCNGAPDWIIEIVSPSSRQMDYYKKLFKYRTAGVREYWVADPEREFVTIYNFERDTMEEYSFDEEIPVGIYEGFSLKIEQNL; encoded by the coding sequence ATGGATGCATTAAAAAAAGAAGAAATTTATACAATAGATGATATTTATGCATTACCAGAAGGGGAGCGTGCAGAGTTGATCGATGGAAAAATTTATTATATGGCTCCGCCAAATACAAAACACCAGCGACTGGTACATTTTTTTGATAGAGAAATTGGAAACTATATTCAAAGTCAAAATGGTAAATGTGAAGTATTTCCTGCGCCTTTTGCTGTATTCTTAAATGAAAATGATAAAAATTATGTAGAACCAGATCTATCGGTTATCTGTGATAAAAATAAGATCACAGATAAAGGATGTAACGGTGCTCCGGATTGGATCATTGAGATTGTTTCTCCCAGCAGCAGACAAATGGATTATTATAAGAAACTGTTTAAATATCGGACGGCAGGAGTCAGAGAATACTGGGTGGCAGATCCGGAAAGAGAATTTGTCACAATATATAACTTTGAAAGAGACACTATGGAAGAATATTCTTTTGATGAAGAGATACCAGTTGGGATATATGAAGGATTTTCATTAAAAATAGAACAGAATTTATAA
- a CDS encoding MFS transporter, with protein MNIKKQTGLLYLYEAIICFRMVDVVWVIFLLGRGYSLAEVGIAEGIFHVTSMIFEIPSGMAADLCGRKRTLVLSGIMGMLSCIFMMLDGFRGWIYVGMIFSALSLNLASGTEEALLYDSLLEAGCAQRYGQVRSRSSVIGRISSALSCMASPVAIAAGFRYTYLGSALLDLGSALAALGMSEPQVTEEQKNRRAYTLKENRKRLIKHVQTTLIFIREHPKIMGKLFANGALGCPCFLIMMYLQEHLVNCGWPQEFIGIPMLLIPLAGALGAWLASRNKKPLFKMVILLGLLSGAGICLTGSSVLWLSLTGACIVRVCEGFAEIAVSEDVNRQFTSDQRATLVSVDSMIYSMLMVVASPVTGFLGSRYGVQAIFVVMGVILLTAVCVLGWLYRRKNKCHR; from the coding sequence ATGAATATAAAGAAACAGACAGGATTATTGTACCTGTATGAGGCAATTATCTGCTTTCGCATGGTGGATGTTGTCTGGGTGATTTTTCTGCTGGGGAGAGGGTATTCTCTGGCGGAGGTCGGCATTGCGGAGGGAATTTTTCATGTGACCAGCATGATTTTTGAGATTCCCAGCGGGATGGCGGCGGATTTATGCGGAAGGAAGCGGACGCTGGTGCTGTCCGGGATAATGGGAATGCTCTCGTGCATCTTTATGATGCTGGACGGTTTTCGCGGATGGATTTATGTGGGAATGATATTTTCGGCGCTGAGCCTGAATCTGGCGTCCGGAACGGAGGAGGCGCTGCTTTACGACAGTCTTCTGGAGGCGGGCTGCGCGCAGCGCTACGGACAGGTCCGCTCGCGCAGCAGCGTAATCGGACGGATTTCCAGTGCACTTTCCTGCATGGCAAGTCCGGTGGCGATAGCGGCGGGGTTCCGTTATACATACCTGGGCTCTGCACTGCTGGATCTTGGAAGTGCGCTTGCCGCGCTTGGCATGAGCGAACCACAGGTGACAGAGGAGCAGAAAAACCGCCGGGCATATACCTTAAAAGAAAACAGAAAGCGGCTGATAAAGCATGTGCAGACAACGCTTATATTTATCAGAGAGCATCCGAAAATAATGGGAAAGCTTTTCGCCAACGGAGCGCTCGGCTGTCCCTGCTTTCTGATAATGATGTATCTGCAGGAGCATCTGGTAAACTGCGGCTGGCCACAGGAATTTATCGGGATTCCGATGCTTTTGATTCCGCTGGCGGGCGCATTGGGAGCGTGGCTGGCATCAAGAAATAAAAAACCGCTTTTTAAAATGGTGATATTGCTCGGACTCTTAAGTGGCGCCGGAATCTGTCTGACCGGCAGCTCTGTGCTCTGGCTGTCTCTGACAGGCGCCTGCATCGTGCGCGTCTGCGAGGGCTTTGCGGAAATTGCGGTCAGTGAGGATGTCAACCGCCAGTTTACGAGCGACCAGCGGGCAACGCTTGTCAGTGTGGACAGTATGATTTATTCCATGCTGATGGTAGTCGCCAGCCCGGTGACCGGATTTCTGGGAAGCAGATACGGCGTGCAGGCAATCTTTGTCGTGATGGGCGTCATCCTTCTGACCGCTGTCTGCGTGCTGGGATGGCTGTACCGCAGAAAAAACAAATGCCACCGCTAA
- a CDS encoding TetR/AcrR family transcriptional regulator, translating into MDRRQQKTRAAIFSAFSALLAEKSYGKITVQEIIDAANVGRTTFYAHFETKDDLLKALCEELFGHIISSAMDCSHTHGLYSDRNVPESVFCHLLQHLQENDYNILGLLSGESSGLFLRYFKDSLNELIQTQFVNQNRKHNMDIPQDFLVNHISGSFVEMALWWIKGRMKQTPEELDKYFRAVIEPVL; encoded by the coding sequence ATGGACAGAAGACAGCAGAAGACAAGGGCGGCTATTTTTTCGGCATTCAGCGCCCTTCTGGCAGAAAAAAGCTACGGGAAAATTACTGTGCAGGAAATCATTGACGCCGCTAACGTGGGGCGGACGACATTTTACGCACATTTTGAGACGAAGGACGACCTGCTGAAGGCCCTTTGCGAGGAGCTTTTCGGACATATCATCAGCAGCGCAATGGACTGCAGCCATACACACGGTCTGTATTCGGACAGAAATGTGCCGGAATCCGTATTCTGTCATTTACTGCAGCATCTGCAGGAAAATGATTATAATATCCTCGGTCTGCTTTCCGGCGAAAGCAGCGGACTGTTTCTGCGGTATTTCAAGGACAGCCTGAACGAACTGATACAGACGCAGTTTGTAAACCAGAACAGAAAGCATAATATGGATATCCCGCAGGATTTTCTGGTCAATCATATCTCCGGCAGCTTTGTGGAAATGGCGCTCTGGTGGATAAAAGGACGGATGAAGCAGACGCCGGAGGAGCTGGATAAATACTTCCGGGCGGTCATCGAACCGGTTTTGTAG
- a CDS encoding heavy metal translocating P-type ATPase, giving the protein MIKKINDFLAGLPMTIIAGIFLLMDLVPHLANPSGGGNAHPSFLPFDPAWVTVVICGIPLLYLAVWRIIHNPGIRKISSALLICIAMFAAIAIGDLFAAGEVVFIMAVGALLEEATTRRAKKGLKNLLSLAPAKGRRLKDGKEEMIPAEKIQPGDILRILPGETVPADGIILRGETSVDQSVMTGESLPVDKSAGEEVFCGTINCFGSVDISVTKAGEDSSLQKLIRMVQDAENKQAPTQRLADKAASYLVPVALLIAVLSYVFTGNIITAVTVLVVFCPCALVLATPTAVMAAIGQATRHGVIIKSGEALEKMGKVDTIAFDKTGTLTYGRLNVSDILSFDEKVGEAELLFLAASAESRSEHPLGKAIVTCAREKNVPLTEPSDFRMTTGRGIFARIHDRRLLCGNEKFLAKNGVPVDDGIQPALQRLRAQGKASVLVAENQKCIGVIGLSDVLRPEAEDMVYCLSAMHIRSVLLTGDSKQAAGYFAEQTGITSVCPELLPEEKVQNIENLQSTGYTVCMIGDGVNDAPALKAADVSVAMGSMGSDIAVEAADIALMSDNLARIPYLKRLSDVTVRTIKFCITLSMCINFAAIILSLMQVLTPTTGALVHNAGSCLVVLIAAFSPQAASARVSS; this is encoded by the coding sequence ATGATAAAAAAGATAAATGATTTTCTGGCGGGACTGCCTATGACGATTATCGCCGGCATATTTTTGCTGATGGACCTGGTTCCGCATCTGGCAAACCCCTCCGGCGGAGGGAACGCGCATCCGTCCTTTCTGCCGTTTGACCCTGCCTGGGTAACGGTTGTCATCTGCGGTATCCCGCTTTTGTATCTCGCCGTATGGCGGATCATTCACAATCCCGGCATCCGCAAAATATCTTCCGCTCTTCTGATTTGTATCGCCATGTTTGCCGCTATCGCCATCGGGGATCTGTTCGCGGCGGGTGAGGTCGTATTCATCATGGCGGTCGGCGCGCTCCTGGAGGAGGCGACCACCAGACGGGCAAAAAAAGGACTGAAAAATCTGCTTAGTCTCGCTCCGGCAAAGGGACGCAGGCTGAAGGACGGAAAGGAAGAAATGATACCGGCAGAGAAAATACAGCCGGGAGATATCCTGCGCATCCTGCCCGGCGAGACAGTCCCGGCCGACGGAATCATCCTGCGCGGCGAAACGTCGGTCGACCAGTCCGTTATGACGGGGGAATCCCTGCCGGTCGACAAGAGCGCCGGCGAAGAAGTCTTCTGCGGCACCATCAACTGCTTTGGCTCCGTTGATATTTCAGTGACAAAAGCAGGCGAAGACAGCTCTCTGCAGAAGCTGATACGCATGGTGCAGGATGCGGAGAACAAACAGGCGCCCACGCAGCGGCTTGCCGATAAAGCCGCCAGCTATCTGGTGCCTGTCGCCCTGCTTATCGCGGTTCTGTCCTATGTGTTCACCGGAAATATCATTACCGCGGTAACGGTTCTGGTCGTATTCTGTCCCTGCGCCCTTGTGCTGGCGACGCCGACCGCTGTCATGGCGGCAATCGGACAGGCGACCCGGCACGGCGTTATCATCAAATCCGGCGAGGCTCTGGAAAAAATGGGAAAGGTGGATACCATCGCCTTCGATAAGACCGGAACCCTGACGTATGGGCGTCTTAACGTCAGCGATATCCTGTCCTTCGATGAGAAAGTCGGCGAAGCAGAGCTGCTCTTTCTTGCCGCTTCCGCCGAATCCAGAAGCGAGCATCCGCTGGGAAAGGCGATTGTGACCTGTGCCAGAGAGAAAAACGTGCCGCTGACAGAACCGTCCGATTTCCGGATGACTACCGGCAGGGGCATTTTTGCCCGGATTCATGACCGCAGACTGCTTTGCGGCAATGAAAAATTTCTTGCGAAAAACGGCGTTCCAGTGGATGATGGCATACAGCCCGCACTGCAGCGGCTGCGTGCCCAGGGAAAAGCCTCTGTTCTTGTGGCGGAAAATCAGAAATGTATCGGCGTTATCGGGCTTTCCGACGTGCTGCGCCCGGAGGCAGAGGACATGGTTTACTGTCTGTCGGCTATGCACATCCGCAGCGTGCTGCTGACCGGCGACAGTAAACAGGCCGCCGGATATTTTGCAGAACAGACCGGCATTACCAGTGTCTGCCCGGAGCTTCTGCCGGAAGAAAAGGTGCAGAATATTGAAAACTTGCAGAGTACCGGTTATACGGTCTGCATGATCGGGGACGGCGTCAACGATGCGCCGGCGCTGAAAGCGGCGGATGTAAGCGTGGCGATGGGAAGTATGGGAAGTGATATTGCGGTGGAAGCGGCGGATATCGCTCTTATGAGCGATAATCTCGCCAGAATTCCTTATCTGAAACGGCTGTCCGACGTGACTGTCCGGACGATTAAATTCTGCATCACGCTGTCCATGTGCATCAACTTTGCCGCGATTATCCTGTCGCTTATGCAGGTGCTGACGCCGACTACCGGGGCTCTTGTGCACAATGCGGGTTCCTGCCTTGTGGTACTGATTGCCGCATTTTCTCCGCAAGCGGCTTCTGCACGCGTTTCCTCGTAA
- a CDS encoding ribonuclease E/G, which yields MKNKLIITRLWDGIATALYLDGRAAELSFDRETETPLPGNIYIGKVKNVVKNIQAAFVEIEDGISCYLPLSEKAEPYFTNKTNSPRLVAGDELLVQIAREGVKTKAPTVTANISFPGKYLVLTSGKTQTGISAKLAKAERERLQQIAGRLPEGNFGWILRTNAAEAEEEEILREAETLAKRFEDICRTARYRTCKSCLYRSPAAWLAHLKDIRQTECEEILTDDQGLYDRLQAYLAENLPADAEKLSFYEDRLLPLYKLYSLEGAFEEALRERVWLKSGAYLVIQPTEALTAIDVNTGKCERGKKASETFRKINLEAAREAARQIRLRNLSGIILIDFINMDSKEEEQRLLAALDAELQKDPVKAYAVDITPLGLAEVTRKRVQKPLAEKMRQSVPQGRNPHCAQEPR from the coding sequence TTGAAGAATAAGCTGATTATCACGAGATTATGGGACGGGATAGCCACTGCGCTGTACCTGGACGGCAGGGCAGCGGAGCTCTCCTTTGACAGGGAGACAGAGACGCCGCTTCCCGGCAACATATATATTGGCAAGGTGAAAAATGTCGTCAAAAATATCCAGGCGGCGTTTGTGGAGATAGAAGACGGGATTTCCTGCTATCTGCCGCTTTCTGAAAAGGCGGAGCCTTATTTTACAAATAAAACAAATTCCCCGCGTCTGGTGGCGGGGGATGAGCTGCTGGTACAGATTGCGCGCGAGGGCGTGAAAACGAAAGCGCCGACGGTAACGGCGAATATTTCCTTTCCGGGAAAATATCTGGTGCTGACCTCCGGAAAAACGCAGACGGGCATTTCCGCGAAGCTTGCAAAGGCAGAGCGGGAACGGCTGCAGCAGATTGCCGGGAGACTTCCGGAGGGGAATTTTGGCTGGATTCTGCGCACAAATGCAGCAGAAGCAGAAGAGGAGGAAATCCTCCGGGAGGCAGAAACGCTGGCAAAGCGTTTTGAAGATATCTGCCGGACGGCGAGGTATCGTACCTGCAAAAGCTGCCTTTACCGCAGTCCTGCCGCCTGGCTGGCGCATCTGAAGGATATCCGCCAGACGGAATGTGAGGAGATTCTGACCGACGACCAGGGGCTTTACGACCGGCTGCAGGCATATCTTGCGGAAAACCTTCCGGCGGATGCCGAGAAGCTGTCCTTTTATGAGGACCGCCTGCTGCCGCTTTATAAGCTGTATTCTCTGGAAGGGGCGTTTGAGGAAGCCCTTCGCGAGCGCGTCTGGCTGAAATCCGGCGCTTATCTTGTCATCCAGCCAACGGAGGCGCTGACGGCAATCGATGTGAACACCGGGAAATGCGAGCGCGGAAAAAAAGCCTCCGAGACCTTCCGGAAGATAAATCTGGAGGCGGCGCGCGAGGCGGCGCGCCAGATACGGCTGCGCAACCTCTCCGGCATCATTCTGATTGATTTTATCAATATGGACAGCAAAGAGGAGGAGCAGCGTCTGCTCGCCGCACTGGATGCGGAGCTGCAGAAGGACCCGGTAAAGGCGTATGCCGTCGATATCACGCCGCTCGGTCTTGCCGAGGTTACGAGGAAACGCGTGCAGAAGCCGCTTGCGGAGAAAATGCGGCAATCAGTACCACAAGGCAGGAACCCGCATTGTGCACAAGAGCCCCGGTAG
- a CDS encoding TIGR03936 family radical SAM-associated protein, producing the protein MKIRIKFSKHGAMKFIGHLDMMRFFQKVLRRAEIDIAFTEGFSPHMVMSFALPLGVGMTSDSEYVDIEIKTPVSSQEALRRLNAVMVEGVHVTSFRRIEEGKASKAMSLVAAADFTVAFREGCEPPQGWQASWEAFLAQEQIIVCKKTKKREKEEDIRPMIYRGECRDGKICMQLAAGSAANLKPELVLQAFAGFIGWEMPEFALLVNRDELYADTGEEEHTFVPLENLGEDIEE; encoded by the coding sequence TTGAAGATAAGAATTAAATTTTCCAAACACGGCGCGATGAAATTCATCGGGCATCTTGATATGATGCGCTTCTTCCAGAAGGTTCTGCGCCGGGCGGAAATCGATATCGCCTTTACCGAAGGCTTCAGCCCGCACATGGTGATGTCCTTTGCATTGCCGCTCGGCGTGGGGATGACCAGCGACAGCGAGTATGTGGATATTGAAATTAAAACGCCCGTTTCCTCGCAGGAAGCACTGCGGCGCTTAAATGCTGTGATGGTGGAGGGCGTTCACGTGACGAGCTTCCGCCGGATAGAGGAGGGAAAGGCTTCTAAGGCGATGTCTCTCGTGGCGGCGGCGGATTTTACAGTAGCTTTCCGCGAGGGCTGCGAGCCGCCGCAGGGATGGCAGGCGTCCTGGGAGGCGTTCCTTGCCCAGGAGCAGATTATCGTCTGCAAAAAAACGAAGAAACGTGAGAAGGAAGAGGATATCCGCCCGATGATTTACCGCGGCGAATGCCGGGACGGGAAAATCTGTATGCAGCTTGCGGCGGGGAGCGCGGCAAACTTAAAACCGGAGCTGGTGCTGCAGGCGTTTGCCGGATTTATCGGATGGGAGATGCCGGAGTTTGCGCTGCTGGTGAACCGCGACGAGCTGTACGCCGATACCGGGGAAGAGGAACATACCTTTGTTCCTCTGGAGAATCTGGGAGAAGACATTGAAGAATAA
- a CDS encoding TIGR03960 family B12-binding radical SAM protein gives MRKLALRDEILLKIEKPARYIGNEVNAVMKDREKVDVRFCMCFPDVYEIGMSHLGIQILYDMFNRREDVWCERVYSPWTDLDEIMRKQHIPLFALESQDSVKEFDFLGITIQYEMCYTNILQVLELSQIPLLAAERGEDCPVVIGGGPCTYNPEPLADFFDMFYIGEGETVYDELINLYKEYRAAGKSRREFLVAAASLPGIYVPSLYDVTYKEDGTIASFAPNTPGVPETVEKQIVMDLSESVYPQAPVVPFIKATQDRVVLEIQRGCIRGCRFCQAGMLYRPTRERDVEMLKKTAEAMLKNTGHEEISLSSLSSSDYSQLEELVTYLIDECRQRGINISLPSLRIDAFSLDVMSKVQDVRKSSLTFAPEAGSQRLRDVINKGLTEEVILNGAGQAFEGGWNKVKLYFMLGLPTETEEDRKAIAHLAEKIAERYYEVPKEKRNGKCQITVSTSFFVPKPFTPFQWAPMYTRDAFLGSARTVNHEMKEQKNYRSIRYNWHEADVTVLEGLLARGDRRVGAVILDAYKNGALYDAWTETFHREYWEQAYEHTGVDPAFYTVRERDTEEILPWDFINIGVSKAFLKREWQRAHEEKVTENCRSKCAGCGAACYGGGVCFEDKN, from the coding sequence ATGCGGAAACTAGCTTTGCGTGATGAAATATTACTGAAAATTGAGAAACCGGCGCGCTATATCGGCAACGAGGTAAACGCGGTGATGAAGGACAGGGAAAAGGTGGATGTCCGTTTCTGTATGTGCTTTCCCGACGTCTACGAGATCGGGATGTCACACCTTGGCATCCAGATTCTCTACGACATGTTCAACCGCCGGGAGGATGTCTGGTGCGAGCGCGTATATTCCCCGTGGACGGACCTTGATGAAATTATGCGGAAACAGCATATCCCGCTGTTCGCGCTGGAATCGCAGGATTCGGTAAAGGAGTTTGATTTCCTCGGTATTACCATCCAGTATGAGATGTGTTATACCAATATCCTGCAGGTTCTGGAGCTGAGCCAGATTCCGCTGCTGGCGGCGGAGCGCGGGGAGGACTGCCCGGTTGTAATCGGCGGCGGACCCTGCACCTACAATCCGGAGCCGCTGGCGGACTTTTTTGATATGTTCTATATCGGCGAGGGAGAGACAGTGTACGACGAGCTGATTAATCTTTATAAGGAATACCGCGCCGCCGGAAAGAGCCGCCGGGAATTTCTGGTTGCCGCGGCTTCGCTGCCGGGTATTTACGTGCCGTCCCTCTACGATGTCACCTATAAGGAGGACGGAACCATTGCTTCGTTTGCGCCGAACACACCGGGTGTGCCGGAGACGGTGGAAAAGCAGATTGTCATGGATCTTTCAGAATCGGTGTATCCGCAGGCGCCGGTGGTTCCCTTTATCAAGGCGACGCAGGACCGCGTGGTGCTGGAGATCCAGCGCGGCTGTATCCGCGGCTGCCGTTTCTGCCAGGCGGGAATGCTCTACCGGCCGACCAGAGAGCGCGACGTGGAAATGCTCAAAAAAACAGCGGAGGCGATGCTGAAAAATACCGGTCATGAGGAGATCTCATTAAGTTCCTTAAGCTCCAGCGATTATTCCCAGCTGGAGGAGCTTGTCACCTATCTGATCGACGAGTGCCGTCAGCGCGGCATCAATATTTCTCTGCCTTCTCTGCGCATCGACGCCTTTTCGCTCGACGTTATGAGCAAGGTGCAGGACGTGCGCAAGAGCAGTCTCACCTTTGCGCCGGAGGCAGGCTCCCAGCGTCTGCGCGACGTTATCAACAAGGGGCTGACGGAGGAGGTCATCCTGAACGGCGCCGGACAGGCGTTCGAGGGCGGCTGGAACAAGGTCAAGCTGTATTTCATGCTCGGACTGCCGACCGAGACGGAGGAGGACCGCAAGGCAATCGCCCATCTGGCTGAGAAGATTGCCGAGCGCTACTACGAGGTTCCGAAGGAAAAGCGCAACGGAAAATGCCAGATTACGGTCAGCACGTCCTTTTTCGTGCCAAAGCCGTTTACGCCGTTCCAGTGGGCGCCGATGTACACCAGGGACGCTTTCCTTGGCAGCGCCCGCACTGTCAATCACGAGATGAAGGAACAGAAAAATTACAGAAGTATCCGCTACAACTGGCACGAGGCGGACGTTACGGTGCTGGAAGGTCTCCTGGCGCGCGGCGACCGCCGGGTGGGTGCGGTTATCCTGGACGCCTACAAAAACGGCGCGCTCTACGACGCCTGGACGGAGACCTTTCACAGGGAATACTGGGAGCAGGCATATGAGCATACCGGCGTCGATCCGGCCTTTTATACGGTGCGCGAGCGCGATACGGAAGAGATTCTGCCGTGGGATTTCATCAATATCGGCGTGAGCAAGGCGTTTTTAAAGCGCGAGTGGCAGCGCGCGCACGAGGAAAAGGTGACGGAAAACTGCCGCAGCAAATGTGCCGGATGCGGAGCAGCATGTTATGGAGGAGGTGTCTGTTTTGAAGATAAGAATTAA
- a CDS encoding sensor histidine kinase, whose product MTGTGDRRKSVEKVRQSRFPVSLFAVLFVILLLMSGVHMGLVVLGEEENFSWWLQILIPLVYWALVAGGVTRYTRYRMEKAYEVPMQTLAKATSLVANGDFSVYVPTMNTPDKWDYLDVMIMDFNKMVEELGSMETMKTDFFSDVSHEFKTPLSVIYTNAQLLEKEELPKETRRECTRNILRSSERLGNLITNMLKLNKLEKQVIQPVSQSYDLCRQLSDCALQFENQWEEKNIEFEAELEERVTIMADEGLLELVWTNLLSNAVKFTPSGGTITLSQVSDGENVTVSVADTGCGMDEETVKHVFDKFYQGDASHSTQGNGLGLALVKRILQLSDGSITVESTAGKGSVFTVTLPLIPADSRMETEER is encoded by the coding sequence ATGACAGGGACAGGGGATAGAAGAAAAAGCGTGGAAAAAGTCCGTCAGTCCCGTTTCCCGGTATCTCTTTTTGCAGTGCTTTTTGTGATACTGCTTCTGATGTCCGGGGTGCATATGGGGCTGGTTGTTCTGGGAGAGGAAGAAAATTTCAGCTGGTGGCTGCAGATACTCATACCATTAGTTTACTGGGCGCTGGTGGCAGGCGGCGTGACACGCTATACCCGTTACCGGATGGAAAAGGCTTACGAAGTCCCGATGCAGACACTGGCGAAAGCTACCAGTCTTGTGGCCAACGGAGATTTTTCCGTCTACGTACCGACCATGAACACGCCGGACAAATGGGATTACCTGGACGTCATGATTATGGATTTCAATAAGATGGTAGAAGAATTGGGAAGCATGGAGACGATGAAAACAGACTTTTTTTCCGATGTGTCCCATGAATTCAAGACGCCGCTCTCTGTGATCTACACCAATGCACAGCTTCTGGAAAAAGAAGAGCTGCCAAAAGAAACCCGGAGGGAATGTACCCGGAACATTCTGCGCTCTTCTGAGCGGCTTGGAAATCTGATCACGAATATGCTGAAGCTGAATAAGCTGGAAAAGCAGGTCATCCAGCCGGTATCCCAAAGCTATGATCTGTGCAGGCAGCTCAGTGACTGTGCGCTGCAGTTTGAGAATCAATGGGAGGAAAAAAACATTGAATTTGAGGCGGAGCTGGAAGAACGGGTAACGATCATGGCGGACGAAGGGCTGCTGGAACTGGTATGGACGAATCTTTTATCGAATGCGGTAAAGTTTACGCCATCTGGAGGAACAATCACGCTTTCACAGGTTTCTGATGGGGAGAATGTCACGGTTTCCGTGGCAGATACCGGATGCGGCATGGATGAAGAGACGGTAAAGCATGTGTTTGACAAGTTTTATCAGGGAGATGCTTCCCATTCCACACAGGGGAATGGTCTGGGGCTTGCACTGGTAAAACGAATCCTGCAGTTGTCGGACGGAAGCATTACTGTGGAAAGCACCGCGGGGAAAGGGTCGGTATTTACGGTAACCCTTCCGCTGATTCCTGCGGACAGCAGAATGGAAACGGAGGAAAGATAA
- a CDS encoding response regulator transcription factor — MVKILVVEDDVKLNQTVCTYLSDSGFQVKGCLRAREAYDEMYNNLYDLIISDIMMPEIDGFEFAETVRRVNRHIPILFMSAKDDLPSKQKGFQIGIDDYMVKPLELDELLLRVRALLRRANIETRRKLEVGNLELDGDAMTAAAGGEEIPVTTREFNILYKLLSYPNKTFSRAQLMDEFWGVDSDTSLRAVDVYITKLRDKFSGCNGFEIKTVRGLGYKAVLK; from the coding sequence GTGGTAAAGATTCTTGTAGTGGAAGATGACGTAAAATTAAACCAGACGGTATGTACATACTTAAGCGACAGCGGTTTTCAGGTAAAAGGATGTCTGCGGGCAAGAGAAGCTTATGACGAAATGTATAATAATCTGTATGACCTGATTATTTCTGATATTATGATGCCGGAAATTGACGGGTTTGAATTTGCGGAGACGGTCCGGAGGGTAAACCGCCATATTCCGATCCTGTTTATGTCTGCGAAGGACGACCTGCCTTCCAAACAGAAAGGGTTCCAGATTGGAATCGATGATTACATGGTAAAGCCATTGGAGCTGGATGAGCTTCTCCTGCGTGTACGGGCGCTTCTTCGCAGGGCGAATATTGAAACAAGGCGGAAGCTGGAGGTGGGAAATCTGGAGCTGGACGGAGACGCGATGACGGCAGCTGCGGGCGGGGAAGAAATTCCCGTGACGACCAGGGAATTTAACATTCTTTATAAACTGCTTTCTTACCCAAACAAAACATTTTCAAGGGCGCAGCTTATGGATGAGTTCTGGGGCGTGGACAGCGATACCAGCCTGCGGGCGGTGGACGTGTATATTACAAAGCTCCGGGACAAATTCTCCGGCTGCAACGGGTTTGAGATTAAAACAGTCCGTGGACTGGGATATAAGGCGGTGCTGAAATGA